In Musa acuminata AAA Group cultivar baxijiao chromosome BXJ2-8, Cavendish_Baxijiao_AAA, whole genome shotgun sequence, one genomic interval encodes:
- the LOC135618365 gene encoding protein GOS9-like, translated as MAGEIKVGLWGGNGGSEWDMGAADRITEIKIGAVEAIDAIVITFIRNDQTETKHFGSIDFKPYVISLQEDEYLVGVEGSVDTMWGLTLVRNLTLRTNKDSYGPFGSSGGIPFSVPLVSGKIIGFFGRAGEMIEAIGVYLAPN; from the exons ATG GCGGGAGAGATCAAGGTGGGGCTGTGGGGTGGCAACGGAGGGTCTGAATGGGACATGGGGGCTGCCGACCGCATCACCGAAATCAAGATTGGCGCCGTAGAGGCCATCGACGCCATCGTGATCACCTTCATCCGTAATGATCAGACGGAGACCAAGCACTTCGGCAGCATCGATTTCAAACCCTACGTG ATTTCTCTGCAAGAGGACGAGTATCTTGTGGGCGTCGAGGGGTCTGTGGATACGATGTGGGGATTAACTCTGGTGAGGAACCTGACGCTGAGGACCAACAAGGACAGCTATGGACCTTTCGGCTCCAGTGGCGGAATACCTTTCTCTGTTCCGCTAGTCTCGGGTAAGATCATTGGCTTCTTTGGACGTGCGGGCGAAATGATTGAGGCCATCGGAGTTTACCTGGCACCGAACTAG